From Haloglomus litoreum, the proteins below share one genomic window:
- a CDS encoding helix-turn-helix domain-containing protein: MTGGVRAELAVQGPSNCPVATVSERAPVTEVTWGQAGETAVEEFRVDGADDDAAAVADAEPMLDVGDERVYQFERDPDGACACEVVEGLGTPVADVRAESGTLVLTLHLPSVERLRAVVAELDAVAEEVTVRYLVHAAADGETGADRTVVDRGQLTDRQREVLRTAYEMGYFEYPRGANATEVAEALDIGLSALAEHLAAAQGKLLAALLAE, translated from the coding sequence ATGACTGGGGGCGTCCGCGCCGAGCTGGCGGTCCAGGGGCCGAGCAACTGTCCGGTCGCCACGGTCTCCGAACGGGCGCCGGTGACGGAGGTGACCTGGGGGCAGGCGGGGGAGACGGCCGTCGAGGAGTTCCGGGTCGACGGGGCCGACGACGACGCGGCCGCGGTGGCGGACGCCGAGCCGATGCTGGACGTGGGCGACGAGCGCGTCTACCAGTTCGAGCGCGACCCCGACGGGGCCTGCGCCTGCGAGGTGGTCGAGGGGCTGGGCACGCCCGTCGCGGACGTCCGGGCGGAGTCGGGCACGCTCGTCCTGACGCTCCACCTGCCGAGCGTCGAGCGGCTCCGTGCGGTCGTCGCCGAACTCGACGCGGTCGCCGAGGAGGTCACGGTCCGCTACCTCGTCCACGCCGCCGCCGACGGGGAGACCGGGGCCGACCGGACGGTGGTCGACCGCGGCCAGCTGACCGACCGCCAGCGCGAGGTCCTCCGGACGGCCTACGAGATGGGCTACTTCGAGTACCCCCGCGGGGCCAACGCCACCGAGGTCGCCGAGGCGCTTGACATCGGGCTCTCGGCGCTGGCCGAGCATCTGGCCGCCGCACAGGGGAAGTTGCTGGCCGCGTTGCTGGCCGAGTGA
- a CDS encoding DUF7560 family zinc ribbon protein, which yields MTAWYEFACPDCPAAFAVDEPAREELLAVGCVNCGAAVTGAAFERREVAPRMVA from the coding sequence ATGACCGCCTGGTACGAGTTCGCGTGCCCGGACTGTCCGGCAGCGTTCGCCGTCGACGAGCCCGCCCGCGAGGAGCTGCTCGCCGTCGGCTGTGTCAACTGCGGCGCGGCGGTCACCGGGGCCGCCTTCGAGCGACGCGAGGTCGCCCCGCGGATGGTGGCCTGA